In Lemur catta isolate mLemCat1 chromosome 1, mLemCat1.pri, whole genome shotgun sequence, one DNA window encodes the following:
- the NDUFAF1 gene encoding complex I intermediate-associated protein 30, mitochondrial, which produces MALIHKLLNGTYILRKCPKRSTSLYPFLGIHFADYCSSSLQKPVAAPGKASSQRKTEGGLQGHHQKEVSLDITSPEEKPEVSFDKAIRDEMMDHFRRLKDEIVNHWIGPEGRPLHEVLLEQAKVVWQFRGKEDLDKWIVTSDKTIGGRSEVFLKMGKNNQSALLYGTLSSEAPQDGESSRSGYCAMISRVPRGAFERRLSYDWSHFNTLYLRVRGDGRPWMVNIREDTDIIQRKNQMYSYFMFTRGGPYWQEIKIPFSKFFFSNQGRIRDVQSQLLLDKISSIGFTLADKVDGPFFLEIDFIGVFTDPAHTEEFAYENSPEISPGLFK; this is translated from the exons atGGCTTTGATTCACAAATTGCTGAATGGCACTTATATTCTCAGAAAATGCCCAAAGCGAAGTACTTCCTTGTATCCATTTTTGGGTATTCACTTTGCAGACTATTGTTCCAGTAGTCTTCAGAAACCAGTGGCTGCTCCTGGCAAAGCCTCCTCACAGAGGAAGACTGAAGGGGGTTTGCAGGGACATCACCAGAAAGAAGTTTCCTTGGATATAACTTCTCCTGAGGAGAAGCCTGAAGTTAGTTTTGATAAAGCAATTAGAGATGAAATGATGGACCATTTTAGGCGTTTGAAGGATGAAATTGTGAATCATTGGATAGGGCCAGAAGGCCGTCCTCTGCATGAAGTCTTGCTGGAACAAGCCAAGGTCGTCTGGCAGTTCCGTGGGAAAGAAGATTTGGATAAGTGGATAGTGACTTCTGATAAGACGATTGGAGGCAGAAGTGAAGTGTTCTTGAAAATGGGCAAGAATAACCAAAGTGCATTGCTCTATGGAACTCTGAGCTCTGAAGCACCTCAGGACGGAGAGAGTAGCCGAAGTGGGTACTGTGCAATGATATCTAGGGTTCCAAGG GGTGCTTTTGAGCGGAGGCTGTCTTATGATTGGTCCCATTTCAACACTCTGTATCTCCGTGTCCGTGGGGATGGTCGGCCTTGGATGGTGAATATCAGGGAGGACACAGATATAATCCAGAGGAAGAATCAGATGTACAGTTACTTCATGTTCACCCGTGGAGGGCCCTACTGGCAGGAGATCAAG ATtcctttttccaaatttttcttctcCAATCAAGGAAGAATCCGGGATGTTCAGTCTCAGCTTCTGCTTGACAAG atctCTTCCATAGGATTTACCTTGGCTGATAAAGTGGATGGTCCGTTCTTCTTGGAAATTGATTTTATTGGAGTGTTTACTGATCCAGCCCACACAGAAGAATTTGCCTATGAAAATTCTCCAGAGATTAGCCCAGGACTTTTCAAATAA